The proteins below come from a single Parazoarcus communis genomic window:
- the nadB gene encoding L-aspartate oxidase: protein MHKQYDVLILGSGTAGQSLALRLADRLRVAIVTKRELADSASAWAQGGIAAVLDTTDSIEAHIQDTFTAGAGLCDPAATRFVVEHGRRAIEWLINRGVPFTREDQSALGYHLTREGGHSHRRIIHAADATGAAVQATLSEEVRAHPNIDIYEHHIAIDLVLGEKIGRPDTGCVGAYVLDIRQEHVVTFSARSTVLATGGTGKVYLYTTNPDVATGDGVAMAWRAGCRVRNMEFIQFHPTCLYHPQAKSFLISEAVRGEGGLLRLPDGTRFMPEHDPREELAPRDIVARAIDFEMKKRGLDCVYLDISHKPADWLRNHFPNIHARCLELGIDITREPIPVVPAAHYSCGGIVTDLSARTDVQALYAVGESAGTGLHGANRLASNSLLECLVFGEAAAQDILANANKPIYLLPEWDESRVTDADEEVVISHNWAELRRAMWDYVGIVRTTKRLQRAQHRIRLLEREIHEYYSNFRVSNDLIELRNLVVTADLIVQCALKRKESRGLHHSSDFPDTLPRARDTVLRPRKLKR from the coding sequence TTGCACAAACAGTACGACGTTCTCATTCTGGGGAGCGGCACCGCAGGTCAGTCGCTCGCACTGCGACTCGCCGACCGCCTGCGGGTTGCCATCGTCACAAAACGCGAGCTTGCCGACAGCGCAAGTGCCTGGGCGCAAGGCGGTATTGCTGCGGTGCTGGATACCACCGACAGCATCGAAGCGCACATCCAGGACACCTTCACTGCAGGCGCCGGCCTGTGCGACCCTGCCGCCACTCGGTTCGTTGTCGAACACGGCCGCAGGGCCATCGAGTGGCTGATCAATCGCGGGGTACCGTTTACACGGGAAGACCAGTCAGCCTTGGGCTACCACCTGACCCGCGAGGGCGGCCACTCACACCGGCGCATCATCCACGCCGCAGACGCGACCGGTGCAGCCGTTCAGGCCACACTGAGCGAAGAGGTTCGCGCCCATCCGAACATCGACATCTACGAGCACCACATCGCCATCGATCTCGTGCTCGGAGAGAAGATCGGTCGTCCCGACACCGGTTGTGTCGGTGCGTACGTGCTCGACATCCGTCAGGAGCATGTTGTCACGTTCAGCGCCCGCAGTACGGTGCTTGCGACCGGCGGCACCGGCAAGGTCTATCTCTACACCACCAACCCCGACGTTGCGACTGGTGACGGTGTTGCGATGGCCTGGCGTGCAGGATGCCGGGTCAGGAACATGGAGTTCATCCAGTTCCACCCGACCTGCCTCTACCACCCACAGGCAAAGTCCTTCCTGATCTCGGAAGCGGTCCGCGGCGAAGGTGGCCTGCTTCGCCTGCCTGATGGCACCCGCTTCATGCCTGAGCATGACCCTCGCGAAGAACTGGCGCCGCGGGACATCGTCGCGCGGGCAATCGACTTCGAGATGAAAAAGCGCGGCCTTGATTGCGTCTATCTGGACATCAGTCACAAGCCAGCAGACTGGCTGCGCAACCATTTTCCGAATATTCACGCGCGTTGCCTCGAACTTGGCATCGACATCACCCGTGAGCCAATTCCTGTCGTGCCCGCAGCACACTATTCCTGCGGCGGCATCGTCACCGACCTGTCGGCACGAACCGACGTGCAGGCGCTCTACGCCGTCGGAGAATCAGCCGGCACCGGCCTGCACGGCGCCAACCGTCTGGCGAGCAACTCCCTGCTTGAATGCCTGGTTTTTGGCGAAGCTGCGGCGCAGGACATTCTCGCCAACGCCAACAAGCCGATCTATCTGCTACCCGAATGGGATGAGAGCCGAGTAACGGACGCCGACGAGGAAGTCGTGATTTCGCACAACTGGGCGGAACTCCGCCGTGCAATGTGGGATTACGTGGGCATCGTACGCACAACCAAGCGCTTGCAGCGTGCGCAGCACCGGATTCGCCTGCTTGAGCGCGAAATTCACGAGTACTACTCGAACTTTCGCGTCTCCAATGACCTGATCGAACTCCGGAACCTGGTGGTAACTGCAGACCTGATTGTGCAGTGCGCACTGAAACGTAAGGAGAGCCGGGGTTTGCACCATTCCAGCGACTTCCCCGACACCCTTCCCCGCGCACGAGACACCGTACTGCGACCGCGAAAGCTCAAGCGCTAG
- the rpoE gene encoding RNA polymerase sigma factor RpoE, with protein sequence MSDREIDQQLVERVQRGDKQAFGLLVSKYQRKLNRLLSRLIRDPAEVEDVAQETFIKAYRALGSFRGESAFYTWLYRIGINTAKNYLVSQRRRAPTSTGYDSEDAETFEDGDQLRDNNTPERLLMTKQIAETVDEAMAGLPEELRTAIMLRELEGLSYEEIANIMDCPIGTVRSRIFRARESIAERLRPLLDTAHDKRW encoded by the coding sequence ATGAGCGATCGTGAAATCGATCAGCAGCTGGTCGAACGCGTACAGCGTGGCGACAAACAGGCCTTCGGCTTGCTGGTAAGCAAATACCAGCGAAAGCTGAACCGCCTGCTGTCGCGCCTGATTCGTGATCCGGCCGAAGTTGAAGATGTGGCCCAGGAGACATTCATCAAGGCTTATCGTGCCTTGGGCTCGTTCCGGGGTGAAAGTGCTTTTTATACGTGGTTGTACAGAATCGGTATCAACACCGCGAAAAACTACCTTGTATCGCAGCGGCGCAGGGCGCCAACGTCTACTGGGTACGATTCGGAAGATGCCGAGACATTTGAGGATGGTGATCAGCTTCGTGACAACAACACGCCAGAGCGCTTGTTGATGACGAAGCAGATTGCCGAGACGGTGGACGAGGCGATGGCCGGGCTGCCCGAAGAGTTACGAACAGCGATCATGCTGCGCGAACTTGAGGGGCTCAGTTATGAAGAGATCGCCAACATCATGGACTGCCCCATCGGGACGGTTCGCTCCCGGATTTTCCGTGCGCGGGAGTCGATTGCTGAACGACTTCGGCCGTTGCTCGATACGGCTCACGACAAACGTTGGTAG
- a CDS encoding sigma-E factor negative regulatory protein yields the protein MNEKLSALMDGDLDNQSVRLMVDRLNREDTLKKDWDVYCLIGDVIRGEQQGAPDMVARVMAGLDDEPTVLAPRAMPADAPRRAVWQSLMPIAASVMGVAAVGLVAATMYTGDAGIAQVAAVPRVLTMAPVQTVSVAAPAAAETRHREYLFVHQASTGAGPMPSALQYVRTVSAQSEETTR from the coding sequence ATGAATGAAAAACTTTCTGCACTGATGGACGGTGATCTTGATAATCAGTCTGTTCGCCTGATGGTCGACCGTCTGAATCGCGAAGACACGCTGAAGAAGGACTGGGATGTTTACTGTCTGATCGGCGATGTGATCCGCGGGGAACAACAGGGCGCACCCGATATGGTCGCCCGCGTGATGGCGGGGCTTGATGACGAGCCCACCGTGCTCGCGCCGCGTGCGATGCCCGCTGACGCGCCGCGCCGCGCGGTGTGGCAATCCCTGATGCCGATCGCGGCCTCGGTGATGGGCGTTGCTGCAGTCGGGCTGGTTGCGGCAACCATGTACACCGGCGATGCGGGCATTGCCCAGGTTGCTGCCGTGCCTCGTGTACTTACGATGGCGCCGGTTCAGACTGTTTCGGTGGCTGCGCCGGCGGCTGCAGAGACCCGCCATCGTGAGTACCTGTTCGTGCATCAGGCTTCCACGGGTGCGGGGCCGATGCCCAGCGCGCTGCAGTACGTCAGGACAGTGTCCGCACAGTCCGAGGAAACCACCCGATGA
- a CDS encoding MucB/RseB C-terminal domain-containing protein produces MRFWFFAVGLCSLFFQTVASAEAPSDPLTWLGKISTASQRLNYVGTFTYQSGKQIETSRIAHRANGEGEFERLEVLDGSPREVIRSAGEVRCVLPEQRTVIIDQPGGRRVFPARLPASFNGLAESYRIRKGERGRVAGYEAQSIILEPRDDMRYGHVLWAEMQTGLLLKSRMVDARGEMIEQFTFSDLRIGGDVDGALLKPRFSQGEGWRVVSVRGDEISKADAGWQLRTPITGFSLNSVVRRSLGADRGDAVHMVFSDGLAAISVFIEPTGPEAAANVGASSSGAINVFKRTVGAHVVTALGEVPARAVQRLAEGIEAVSR; encoded by the coding sequence ATGAGGTTCTGGTTTTTTGCGGTAGGCCTGTGTTCGCTGTTCTTCCAGACTGTCGCCAGTGCCGAAGCACCTTCGGACCCGCTGACGTGGCTGGGCAAGATTTCAACAGCCAGCCAGCGCCTTAATTACGTTGGTACCTTCACCTACCAGTCGGGCAAGCAGATCGAGACCTCCCGGATTGCGCATCGCGCCAATGGTGAAGGCGAGTTCGAGCGTCTAGAGGTACTCGACGGCAGTCCGCGTGAGGTCATTCGCAGTGCAGGCGAAGTGCGCTGCGTGCTGCCCGAGCAGCGGACGGTCATCATCGATCAGCCCGGCGGCCGACGTGTCTTTCCAGCGCGTCTGCCGGCCTCTTTCAACGGGCTTGCCGAAAGCTATCGTATTCGCAAGGGTGAACGTGGGCGTGTAGCCGGTTACGAAGCACAGTCCATCATTCTGGAGCCAAGGGACGACATGCGTTATGGCCACGTATTGTGGGCAGAAATGCAGACCGGACTTTTGCTCAAGTCACGAATGGTGGACGCGCGCGGCGAAATGATCGAGCAGTTCACGTTCAGCGATCTTCGTATCGGCGGGGACGTGGATGGCGCGCTGCTCAAGCCGCGCTTCAGTCAGGGTGAGGGCTGGCGTGTGGTCAGTGTGCGCGGCGACGAGATCAGCAAGGCTGACGCCGGTTGGCAACTGCGTACGCCGATCACCGGTTTTTCGCTCAATTCGGTGGTGCGGCGTTCACTCGGTGCTGACCGGGGCGATGCGGTGCATATGGTCTTCAGCGACGGGCTCGCAGCCATCTCGGTGTTCATCGAGCCGACCGGACCTGAAGCCGCGGCCAATGTCGGCGCGTCGTCGAGCGGGGCAATCAACGTATTCAAGCGCACTGTCGGCGCGCACGTCGTGACGGCGCTGGGCGAGGTACCGGCCCGCGCAGTGCAGCGACTGGCCGAGGGCATCGAAGCGGTGTCGCGATGA
- a CDS encoding SoxR reducing system RseC family protein: protein MIEAPAEVVRVDGGTAWVRLSEKQGGCGRCDEPGGCRSMRITDTFGSPNQVFTLDDPLGLHPGERVRITIPDGAPLRAALLSYGLAVLLMLGGAAAGSLFSDAGQADLGAGLGVLCGLGLAVFINRLLARSRNWRGGLRMTLSRDLTACSHAHHS, encoded by the coding sequence ATGATCGAGGCGCCTGCAGAAGTCGTTCGCGTCGATGGGGGCACGGCCTGGGTTCGCCTGAGTGAGAAGCAGGGTGGATGCGGGCGCTGTGACGAGCCTGGCGGCTGCCGCTCGATGCGAATCACGGATACCTTCGGTTCCCCGAATCAGGTATTTACCCTCGACGACCCCCTTGGATTGCATCCCGGCGAGCGGGTCAGGATCACGATCCCCGACGGTGCACCATTGCGGGCCGCACTGCTCAGTTATGGGCTTGCGGTCCTGCTGATGCTCGGTGGTGCGGCAGCCGGAAGCCTTTTTTCCGACGCAGGTCAGGCCGACCTCGGGGCTGGCCTGGGCGTGCTCTGCGGGCTGGGGCTTGCCGTATTCATCAACCGCCTTCTGGCGCGCAGTCGTAACTGGCGAGGTGGCCTGAGAATGACTTTGTCCCGCGACCTGACCGCCTGCAGTCACGCTCACCACTCATGA
- a CDS encoding DegQ family serine endoprotease: MIRILRITLLALLLCVPAAPALAVVNLPDFTALVERQGTAVVNISTISNTTQKARAFPELDEGDPMFDFFRRIVPRQPRTPQREPDNESLGSGFIISSDGFILTNAHVVEDAEEILVRLADKREYRARVIGADARSDVALIQIEAKGLPKVTLGEPDRLKVGEWVLAIGSPFGFDQTVTAGIVSAKDRSLPDENFVPFIQTDVAINPGNSGGPLFNLKGEVIGINSQIYSRTGGFMGLSFAIPIDVAMDVQQQLRTHGRIQRGRIGVAIQEVTVDLAESFGLPKASGALVSAVEPDSPAARAGVMRGDVIVRFDRRDVDKSSELPRIVAARRPGTRADMLVYREGTPKELKVTLGEWRDPQTPRVRKTSMPSNTGNRLGLVLVKPPMIRGRDQVAAQGLMVDRAEGPAARASLQVGDTVLAVIVGGKQTSLAAPEIFDRIVAELKEGQQLSLLVLRGEASSFVSLRAGK; encoded by the coding sequence ATGATCCGGATACTTCGTATTACGCTGCTGGCACTCCTTCTGTGCGTGCCTGCCGCACCTGCGCTTGCAGTCGTCAATCTGCCGGACTTCACCGCGCTCGTGGAACGCCAGGGAACGGCGGTGGTGAATATCAGCACGATATCTAATACGACCCAGAAAGCGCGCGCTTTTCCCGAGCTGGACGAGGGCGATCCGATGTTCGACTTTTTCCGTCGGATCGTGCCGCGCCAACCGCGAACCCCGCAGCGCGAACCCGACAACGAGTCGCTCGGCTCGGGTTTCATCATCAGCAGTGACGGTTTCATTCTGACCAACGCCCACGTCGTCGAAGATGCCGAGGAAATCCTCGTGCGTCTGGCGGACAAGCGGGAGTATCGAGCCCGCGTGATCGGGGCGGATGCACGCAGTGATGTAGCGCTGATCCAGATCGAGGCCAAGGGCCTGCCAAAGGTCACCCTGGGCGAGCCGGATCGGCTCAAGGTCGGAGAGTGGGTTCTGGCCATCGGCTCACCCTTCGGTTTTGATCAGACGGTCACCGCCGGCATCGTGAGCGCCAAGGACCGCAGTCTGCCCGACGAGAACTTCGTTCCCTTCATTCAGACCGACGTTGCGATCAACCCGGGTAACTCTGGTGGGCCCTTGTTCAACCTCAAGGGCGAGGTGATCGGCATCAATTCCCAGATCTACAGTCGTACTGGCGGTTTCATGGGGCTGTCGTTCGCGATTCCGATCGATGTTGCTATGGATGTGCAACAGCAGTTGCGCACGCACGGGCGCATTCAGCGCGGCCGAATCGGCGTGGCCATCCAGGAGGTTACCGTCGATCTGGCCGAGAGCTTTGGTCTGCCGAAGGCATCCGGTGCGCTCGTCAGTGCGGTCGAACCCGATAGCCCCGCTGCGAGGGCGGGGGTGATGCGCGGCGACGTGATCGTGAGATTCGACCGCCGCGACGTAGACAAGTCGAGTGAGCTCCCACGTATCGTTGCCGCGCGCCGCCCCGGTACCCGTGCAGACATGCTGGTGTATCGCGAAGGTACACCGAAGGAGCTGAAGGTCACGCTTGGTGAATGGCGTGATCCGCAGACGCCCCGTGTGCGCAAGACCAGCATGCCGTCAAACACCGGAAACCGGCTGGGCCTGGTGCTGGTCAAGCCGCCGATGATCCGTGGTCGTGATCAGGTTGCGGCACAGGGCCTGATGGTCGATCGCGCTGAAGGCCCAGCGGCCCGTGCATCCCTTCAGGTCGGCGACACCGTGCTGGCCGTCATCGTGGGTGGCAAACAGACCTCGCTCGCTGCGCCTGAAATTTTTGATCGCATCGTTGCGGAACTCAAGGAGGGGCAGCAGTTGAGCCTGCTCGTGCTGCGCGGTGAGGCCAGCTCCTTCGTCAGTCTGCGTGCCGGCAAGTGA
- a CDS encoding glutaredoxin family protein has translation MRELTVLSREWCHLCHDLVAALKPIAAELGWTVEVIDVDLHPELEARWDELVPVVLHGEHELCHYHLDETGVRAYCGAFPLESDA, from the coding sequence ATGCGTGAGCTGACCGTACTGAGCCGGGAGTGGTGCCATTTGTGCCACGACCTGGTCGCGGCCCTCAAACCCATTGCAGCAGAACTGGGCTGGACGGTGGAAGTCATCGATGTCGACCTCCATCCCGAACTCGAGGCTCGTTGGGACGAACTTGTCCCCGTTGTACTCCACGGTGAGCACGAACTCTGCCACTACCATCTCGATGAAACGGGTGTCCGTGCCTATTGCGGTGCTTTTCCGCTAGAATCCGACGCTTGA
- the lepA gene encoding translation elongation factor 4, with protein MQHIRNFSIIAHIDHGKSTLADRLIHFCGGLSDREMEAQVLDSMDIERERGITIKAQTAALHYKAKDGKVYNLNLIDTPGHVDFSYEVSRSLAACEGALLVVDASQGVEAQTVANCYTALDQNVEVVPVLNKIDLPAANPENARQEIEDVIGVDAAEAILCSAKTGIGIEEVLEAVVARVPAPRGNPDGALKALIIDSWFDNYVGVVMLVRVVDGILRPKDKILLMSNGAQYPCEQVGVFTPKSVSRDHLAAGEVGFIIAGIKELEAAKVGDTVTLASKPAAAPLPGFKEIKPQVFAGLYPVESSEYDQLRDSLEKLRLNDASLQFEPEVSQALGFGFRCGFLGLLHMDIVQERLEREFDMDLITTAPTVIYEVVLNSGEVIQVSNPSKLPEPGKFQEIREPIITATIFLPQDYVGPVITLCNQKRGSQVDMRYHGRQVQLIYDMPMNEVVMDFFDKLKSVSRGYASLDYEFKEYITADLVKLDLMVGGEKVDALSVIVHRVNAAFRGRELAAKLRGLIPRQMFDVAIQAAIGANIIARETIKALRKNVLAKCYGGDISRKKKLLEKQKEGKKRMKQVGNVEIPQEAFLAVLRTDEGK; from the coding sequence ATGCAACATATCAGAAACTTCTCCATCATTGCTCATATCGATCACGGCAAGTCCACGCTGGCCGATCGACTCATTCACTTCTGCGGCGGGCTCTCCGACCGCGAGATGGAGGCGCAGGTGCTCGACTCGATGGATATCGAGCGCGAGCGCGGCATCACCATCAAGGCGCAGACTGCTGCGCTGCACTACAAGGCGAAAGACGGGAAGGTCTACAACCTAAACCTGATCGACACCCCGGGCCATGTGGACTTTTCGTACGAAGTGAGCCGTTCGCTGGCCGCGTGCGAGGGCGCCCTGCTGGTGGTCGACGCATCGCAGGGGGTTGAGGCGCAGACGGTCGCCAACTGCTACACCGCGCTCGACCAGAACGTTGAAGTCGTGCCGGTCCTGAACAAGATCGACCTGCCCGCAGCGAACCCGGAGAACGCCCGTCAGGAAATCGAGGACGTCATCGGTGTCGATGCCGCCGAGGCGATCCTGTGCTCGGCAAAAACCGGTATCGGCATCGAGGAAGTGCTCGAGGCCGTCGTGGCGAGGGTGCCGGCGCCGCGTGGTAATCCCGACGGGGCCTTGAAGGCGCTCATCATCGACTCGTGGTTCGATAACTACGTCGGCGTCGTGATGCTTGTGCGTGTAGTCGACGGCATACTCCGGCCCAAGGACAAGATTCTGCTGATGTCGAACGGCGCGCAGTATCCCTGCGAGCAGGTCGGCGTGTTTACGCCGAAGTCGGTCAGCCGTGATCACCTGGCTGCTGGCGAAGTGGGTTTCATCATTGCAGGCATCAAGGAGCTCGAGGCCGCAAAGGTCGGTGATACCGTCACTCTCGCGAGCAAGCCGGCCGCCGCGCCTCTGCCGGGCTTCAAGGAAATCAAGCCGCAGGTGTTTGCCGGTCTGTACCCGGTTGAGTCGAGCGAGTACGACCAGTTGCGTGATTCGCTGGAAAAGCTCCGCCTCAATGACGCGTCGCTGCAATTCGAGCCCGAAGTGTCGCAGGCGCTGGGCTTCGGCTTCCGCTGCGGATTCCTCGGTTTGCTGCACATGGATATCGTGCAGGAGCGTCTCGAGCGCGAATTCGACATGGACCTCATCACCACTGCACCGACGGTGATCTATGAGGTCGTGCTCAACAGCGGCGAGGTCATCCAGGTCTCGAACCCGTCGAAGCTGCCCGAACCGGGCAAGTTCCAGGAGATTCGCGAACCGATCATCACTGCAACGATTTTCCTCCCGCAGGATTACGTCGGTCCGGTCATCACCCTGTGCAACCAGAAGCGTGGCTCGCAGGTGGACATGCGATATCACGGACGCCAGGTGCAGCTGATCTACGACATGCCGATGAACGAAGTGGTGATGGACTTCTTTGACAAGCTCAAGTCGGTTTCACGTGGCTATGCGTCGCTCGACTACGAGTTCAAGGAGTACATCACGGCCGATCTGGTCAAGCTCGACCTGATGGTCGGTGGCGAGAAGGTCGATGCACTTTCGGTGATCGTTCACCGGGTCAACGCGGCGTTCCGTGGCCGCGAGTTGGCAGCCAAGCTGCGTGGCCTTATTCCGCGCCAGATGTTCGATGTCGCGATTCAGGCCGCGATCGGTGCGAACATCATCGCGCGCGAGACGATCAAGGCTTTGCGCAAGAACGTGCTGGCCAAGTGTTATGGCGGCGACATTTCGCGGAAGAAGAAGCTGCTCGAGAAACAGAAGGAAGGCAAAAAGCGCATGAAGCAGGTCGGAAACGTCGAGATTCCGCAGGAAGCCTTCCTTGCCGTGCTGCGTACGGACGAAGGCAAGTAA
- the lepB gene encoding signal peptidase I — protein MNFALILFLLLVATGVLWAFDRFHARKQRAAGAPSPWWVEYGASFFPVIVIVFGLRSFIVEPFKIPSGSMIPTLLVGDFILVNKFTYGIRLPVINKKVIDINDPERGDVMVFRYPADPSMDYIKRVVGLPGDKVEYINKRLRINGEAVQTDEAGSYLHPDRLYYSPQYVEKLGSIEHNVLLEREAPAFVPQVLNYPNRDNCTYTSSGVTCTVPQGHYFVMGDNRDASSDSRVWGFVPDENIVGRAFFIWFNFNDMKRIGRFH, from the coding sequence GTGAATTTTGCTTTGATCCTTTTTCTATTGCTCGTTGCCACAGGTGTGTTGTGGGCCTTCGATCGATTCCATGCACGCAAGCAGCGCGCAGCGGGTGCCCCGTCTCCGTGGTGGGTCGAGTACGGTGCGAGCTTCTTCCCGGTGATCGTGATCGTCTTCGGGCTGCGCTCGTTCATCGTCGAGCCGTTCAAGATTCCGTCCGGCTCGATGATTCCGACCCTGCTCGTGGGCGATTTCATTCTGGTGAACAAGTTCACCTATGGCATCCGCCTTCCGGTGATCAACAAGAAGGTCATCGACATTAACGATCCTGAACGTGGTGATGTCATGGTCTTCCGCTATCCGGCCGACCCTTCGATGGACTACATCAAGCGCGTTGTCGGTTTGCCGGGCGACAAGGTCGAGTACATCAACAAGCGCCTGCGCATCAACGGTGAGGCAGTGCAGACCGACGAGGCGGGCAGCTACCTCCATCCGGACCGTCTCTACTACTCGCCACAATATGTCGAGAAGCTTGGAAGTATCGAGCACAACGTGTTGCTCGAGCGCGAAGCCCCAGCCTTTGTACCCCAGGTGCTGAATTACCCCAACCGGGACAACTGTACATATACTAGCAGCGGCGTGACCTGCACTGTGCCCCAAGGGCATTACTTCGTCATGGGCGACAACCGCGATGCCAGCAGTGACAGCCGTGTCTGGGGGTTTGTGCCGGACGAGAACATTGTCGGGCGCGCCTTTTTCATCTGGTTCAACTTCAATGACATGAAGCGAATCGGTCGCTTCCACTGA
- a CDS encoding DUF4845 domain-containing protein has translation MTQSRQRGLSLISVMIVGGLLAFVLLIAFRTVPAINEYMAVERIVKLVAEEGDGGATLTEMRRSFDRRGQIDDVSSVTGTDLTISKLAGKVVVEAEYSRKVPVAGNVSLLFDFQVSSAGS, from the coding sequence ATGACTCAATCTCGCCAGCGCGGCCTCAGCCTGATCAGCGTGATGATTGTCGGCGGCCTGCTCGCTTTCGTACTGCTGATCGCCTTTCGCACGGTTCCTGCAATCAACGAATACATGGCGGTCGAGCGCATCGTGAAACTCGTTGCCGAAGAAGGGGACGGTGGCGCGACCCTCACTGAAATGCGCCGCAGTTTTGACCGCCGTGGTCAGATCGACGACGTGTCCTCCGTTACCGGCACCGATCTGACAATCAGCAAACTTGCGGGCAAGGTCGTTGTCGAAGCTGAGTATTCGCGCAAGGTGCCCGTGGCCGGCAATGTCAGTCTTCTGTTCGACTTCCAGGTTTCGAGCGCCGGTAGCTGA
- the rnc gene encoding ribonuclease III, which produces MSEFNERLQRKLGHVFSDPELLQQALTHRSFGQLNNERLEFLGDSVLNCVTSIALFERFPDLKEGELSRVRASLVRQEALHRLAVDLQLGDCLRLGEGELKSGGFRRPSILADAVEAIIAAVFLDAGFEAAKAVIDRLYVPLLAEVNPAAPSKDPKTALQEWLQGRKIALPTYTMVQVLGEAHAQEFEVSCEVPKLAVRTVGRGTSRRAAEQQSAQLALTKLRKK; this is translated from the coding sequence ATGTCGGAGTTCAATGAAAGGCTGCAACGCAAACTCGGCCACGTTTTTTCTGATCCGGAGTTGCTGCAGCAGGCACTGACACATCGCAGTTTTGGACAGCTAAACAATGAGCGCCTCGAATTTTTGGGTGACAGCGTACTCAATTGCGTGACTTCGATTGCGCTTTTCGAGCGTTTTCCCGACCTCAAGGAAGGGGAGCTGTCTCGGGTTCGCGCTTCGCTGGTTCGACAGGAGGCGCTTCATCGTCTGGCGGTGGACCTGCAGCTCGGCGACTGTTTGCGGCTGGGCGAAGGTGAGCTCAAGTCAGGCGGCTTCCGGCGTCCATCCATCCTTGCGGATGCGGTCGAAGCCATTATCGCGGCGGTGTTTCTGGATGCCGGTTTCGAAGCGGCCAAGGCCGTGATCGACCGCTTGTACGTGCCACTGCTTGCAGAAGTGAATCCGGCGGCACCGTCGAAGGATCCGAAGACGGCGCTTCAGGAGTGGCTACAGGGCCGAAAGATTGCTTTGCCCACCTACACCATGGTGCAGGTACTCGGCGAAGCACATGCGCAAGAGTTTGAAGTGTCGTGCGAGGTGCCGAAGCTTGCCGTGCGTACGGTCGGTCGCGGTACCAGCCGCCGTGCTGCGGAGCAGCAGTCGGCCCAGCTCGCACTGACAAAATTGAGGAAGAAATGA
- the era gene encoding GTPase Era, whose translation MNTTPDKDEPIDKPDFRAGFVAIVGRPNVGKSTLLNRLIGQKISIVSSKAQTTRHRVTGILTNKDAQFIFVDTPGFQTQHRNALNRSMNRTVSQVLSDVDLVFFVVEAGRMGDDDKRVLEVIPEGAKVVLVINKVDQLKEKARLLPFIESVRGLRDFVEIVPLSAERGNNCDTLISAATPLLPEGIAMYEEDEITDRSERFLAAEFLREKLFRLLGDELPYGIAVEIEKFETEGRLRRIHAAVIVDRAGHKGIVIGKGGEKLKRISSEARVELEKLFDGKVFLEVWVKVKSGWADDERALKSLGYE comes from the coding sequence ATGAATACAACGCCGGACAAGGACGAACCCATCGACAAACCAGACTTTCGTGCTGGCTTCGTCGCCATTGTCGGTCGGCCCAACGTCGGTAAATCGACCTTGCTCAACCGTCTGATCGGGCAGAAGATCAGCATCGTGTCGAGCAAGGCGCAGACTACGCGCCACCGCGTGACGGGCATCCTGACAAACAAGGACGCGCAGTTCATCTTTGTCGACACGCCGGGCTTCCAGACGCAGCACCGCAATGCACTTAACCGCTCGATGAATCGCACGGTGTCGCAGGTGCTCTCCGATGTCGATCTGGTGTTCTTCGTGGTTGAAGCCGGGCGCATGGGCGATGACGACAAGCGTGTGCTCGAAGTGATTCCGGAAGGCGCGAAGGTGGTGCTGGTCATCAACAAGGTCGACCAGCTCAAGGAGAAGGCGCGCCTGCTTCCGTTCATCGAAAGCGTGCGCGGGCTGCGCGACTTCGTCGAGATCGTGCCGTTGTCGGCCGAGCGCGGCAACAACTGCGACACCCTCATCAGCGCGGCAACGCCGCTGCTGCCCGAAGGCATCGCCATGTACGAGGAAGACGAGATCACCGATCGCAGCGAACGCTTCCTTGCGGCCGAGTTCCTGCGTGAGAAGCTGTTCCGCTTGCTTGGCGACGAGCTGCCTTACGGCATTGCGGTGGAGATCGAAAAGTTTGAAACCGAGGGGCGACTGCGCCGTATCCATGCGGCGGTCATTGTGGACAGGGCAGGGCACAAGGGCATCGTGATCGGCAAGGGCGGCGAAAAGCTCAAGCGCATTTCGTCTGAAGCTCGTGTCGAACTCGAGAAGCTGTTCGACGGCAAGGTGTTTCTCGAGGTGTGGGTCAAGGTCAAGAGTGGCTGGGCCGACGACGAACGTGCGCTGAAGAGCCTCGGGTACGAGTGA